The Procambarus clarkii isolate CNS0578487 chromosome 39, FALCON_Pclarkii_2.0, whole genome shotgun sequence genome window below encodes:
- the LOC123749569 gene encoding uncharacterized protein, with amino-acid sequence MSHDTGSFGSNIIYRTSIATLGPGAEARPARPTQQAVSTLCQYRLLKSQVSWGNKNKSRVSWGNKNKSQVSWGNKNKSRVSWGNKNKSRVSWENKNKSRVSWGNKNKSRVSWENKNKSRVSWGNKNKSRVSWGNKNKSQVSWGNKNKSRVSWGNKNKSRVSWGNKNKSRVSWGNKNKSRVSWGNKNKSRVSWGNKNKSRVSWGNKNKSQVSWGNKNKSRVSWGNKNKSRVSWGNKNKSRVSWGNKNKSRVSWGNKNKSRVSWGNKNKSRVSWGNKNKSRVSWGNKNKSQVSWGNKNKSRVSWGNKNKSRVSWGNKNKSRVSWGNKNKSRVSWGNKNKSRVSWGNKNKSRVSWGNKNKSRVSWGNKNKSRVSWGNKNKSRVSWGNKNKSRVSWENKNKSQVSWGNKNKSRVSWENKNKSRVSWGNKNKSRVSWENKNKSRVSWGNKNKSQVSWGNKNKSRVSWGNKNKSRVSWGNKNKSRVSWENKNKSRVSWGNKNKSRVSWENKNKSRVSWGNKNKSRVSWGNKNKSRVSWENKNKSRVSWGNKNKSRVSWGNKNKSRVPWENKNKSRVSWGNKNKSRVSWENKNKSRVSWGNKNKSRVSWENKNKSRVSWNRDEDSNPCAGYSQTPALNDYTPRHGKKNGNLGYYSTH; translated from the exons ATGAGCCACGATACAGGAAGCTTTGGCAGCAATATCATTTACCGAACATCGATTGCAACActtggcccaggagctgaagctcgtcCTGCAAGGCCCACTCAACAAGCAGTCTCAACACTATGCCAGTACCGGCTG TTAAAGTCTCAGGTGTCCTGGGGAAACAAGAACAAGTCTCGGGTGTCCTGGGGAAACAAGAACAAGTCTCAGGTGTCCTGGGGAAACAAGAACAAGTCTCGGGTGTCCTGGGGAAACAAGAACAAGTCTCGGGTGTCCTGGGAGAACAAGAACAAGTCTCGGGTGTCCTGGGGAAACAAGAACAAGTCTCGGGTGTCCTGGGAGAACAAGAACAAGTCTCGGGTGTCCTGGGGAAACAAGAACAAGTCTCGGGTGTCCTGGGGAAACAAGAATAAGTCTCAGGTGTCCTGGGGAAACAAGAATAAGTCTCGGGTGTCCTGGGGAAACAAGAACAAGTCTCGGGTGTCCTGGGGAAACAAGAACAAGTCTCGGGTGTCCTGGGGAAACAAGAACAAGTCTCGGGTGTCCTGGGGAAACAAGAACAAGTCTCGGGTGTCCTGGGGAAACAAGAACAAGTCTCGGGTGTCCTGGGGAAACAAGAACAAGTCTCAGGTGTCCTGGGGAAACAAGAACAAGTCTCGGGTGTCCTGGGGAAACAAGAACAAGTCTCGGGTGTCCTGGGGAAACAAGAACAAGTCTCGGGTGTCCTGGGGAAACAAGAACAAGTCTCGGGTGTCCTGGGGAAACAAGAACAAGTCTCGGGTGTCCTGGGGAAACAAGAACAAGTCTCGGGTGTCCTGGGGAAACAAGAACAAGTCTCGGGTGTCCTGGGGAAACAAGAACAAGTCTCAGGTGTCCTGGGGAAACAAGAACAAGTCTCGGGTGTCCTGGGGAAACAAGAACAAGTCTCGGGTGTCCTGGGGAAACAAGAACAAGTCTCGGGTGTCCTGGGGAAACAAGAATAAGTCTCGGGTGTCCTGGGGAAACAAGAATAAGTCTCGGGTGTCCTGGGGAAACAAGAATAAGTCTCGGGTGTCCTGGGGAAACAAGAATAAGTCTCGGGTGTCCTGGGGAAACAAGAATAAGTCTCGGGTGTCCTGGGGAAACAAGAATAAGTCTCGGGTGTCCTGGGGAAACAAGAATAAGTCTCGGGTGTCCTGGGAGAACAAGAACAAGTCTCAGGTGTCCTGGGGAAACAAGAACAAGTCTCGGGTGTCCTGGGAGAACAAGAACAAGTCTCGGGTGTCCTGGGGAAACAAGAACAAGTCTCGGGTGTCCTGGGAGAACAAGAACAAGTCTCGGGTGTCCTGGGGAAACAAGAATAAGTCTCAGGTGTCCTGGGGAAACAAGAATAAGTCTCGGGTGTCCTGGGGAAACAAGAATAAGTCTCGGGTGTCCTGGGGAAACAAGAACAAGTCTCGGGTGTCCTGGGAGAACAAGAACAAGTCTCGGGTGTCCTGGGGAAACAAGAACAAGTCTCGGGTGTCCTGGGAGAACAAGAACAAGTCTCGGGTGTCCTGGGGAAACAAGAACAAGTCTCGGGTGTCCTGGGGAAACAAGAACAAGTCTCGGGTGTCCTGGGAGAACAAGAACAAGTCTCGGGTGTCCTGGGGAAACAAGAACAAGTCTCGGGTGTCCTGGGGAAACAAGAACAAGTCTCGGGTGCCCTGGGAGAACAAGAACAAGTCTCGGGTGTCCTGGGGAAACAAGAACAAGTCTCGGGTGTCCTGGGAGAACAAGAACAAGTCTCGGGTGTCCTGGGGAAACAAGAACAAGTCTCGGGTGTCCTGGGAGAACAAGAACAAGTCTCGGGTGTCCTG GAACCGTGATGAAGATTCGAACCCATGCGCTGGGTATTCCCAGACGCCCGCTCTAAACGACTACACGCCACGACATGGGAAAAAGAATGGCAACCTGGGGTACTACAGCACCCACTAG
- the LOC138372493 gene encoding antifreeze protein Maxi-like gives MTFLFSVTLADEAVSSIVTLADEAVSTVTLADEAVSSTVTLADEAVSTVTLADEAVSTVTLADEAVSTVTLADEAVSSTVTLADEAVSIVTLADEAVSIVTLADEAVSSTVTLADEAVSNIVTLADEAVSSIVTLADEAVSSIVTLADEAVSNIVTLADEAVSNIVTLADEAVSNIVTLADEAVSNIVSLTDEAVSSTVTLADEAFDYMQPVRLYAAICSNVTGAKLLLVFDGLDIHIALS, from the exons ATGACGTTCCTATTCTCTGTCACACTTGCTGATGAAGCTGTGAGTAGTATAGTCACACTTGCTGATGAAGCTGTTAGTACAGTTACACTTGCTGATGAAGCTGTGAGTAGTACAGTCACACTTGCTGATGAAGCTGTTAGTACAGTCACACTTGCTGATGAAGCTGTTAGTACTGTCACACTTGCTGATGAAGCTGTTAGTACAGTCACACTTGCTGATGAAGCTGTGAGTAGTACAGTCACACTTGCTGACGAAGCTGTTAGTATAGTCACACTTGCTGATGAAGCTGTTAGTATAGTCACACTTGCTGATGAAGCTGTGAGTAGTACAGTTACACTTGCTGATGAAGCTGTGAGTAATATAGTCACACTTGCTGATGAAGCTGTGAGTAGTATAGTCACACTTGCTGATGAAGCTGTGAGTAGTATAGTCACACTTGCTGATGAAGCTGTGAGTAATATAGTCACACTTGCTGATGAAGCTGTGAGTAATATAGTCACACTTGCTGATGAAGCTGTGAGTAATATAGTCACACTTGCTGATGAAGCTGTGAGTAATATAGTCTCACTTACTGATGAAGCTGTGAGTAGTACAGTCACACTTGCTGATGAAGCC TTCGACTATATGCAGCCAGTTCGACTATATGCAGCCATATGCAGCAATGTCACTGGCGCCAAGCTCCTACTGGTGTTTGATGGCTTGGATATCCACATTGCGTTGTCGTGA